A segment of the Bacillus sp. es.034 genome:
CGAACGAATTTTCTTACTATTCTATCATATTTATATTGGGCAAAGGAGGATAACTAGTACATAATCGGCAAAAAAAAAGAAGGACCCTATTATAAGGTGCCTTCTCTGTCGTTCTATTTTCTAAACTGTACATCCCATTCATTGATCGGCCAATAGCGAAGGTCCACTTTCCCGACAATCTGCTCACGGTCGACAAATCCGAAATAGCGGCTATCCATACTTCCCCGGCGATTATCCCCGAGAACGAATATCTTCCCTTTAGGAACCGTTTTTTCACCTGTGATTTCCTGCAGGGTAAAGTCACCCGTCAGCTTACTGCCGATGTACTCCTGCTTGAATTTCTCTAAATAGGGTTCTGGATAGTACTCCCCGTTCACGTAAAGTTTGTCATCTTTGTACACGATTTTATCACCGGGCAAACCAATGATCCTCTTCACATAATCTTCTTTTTCATTTGCATGGAAGACCACTACATCAAAGCGGTCCAGTTCCCCTATATGATAGCCGATTTTGTTCACGACCAGTTTATTTCCATCCTGCAGTGTCGGCATCATGGATTCGCCTTCCACCACATAGTTGGAGAAGAGAAAGGTCCGAATGATGATGAATATGATTAATCCAATTCCCAAGGCTTTGATCCATTCAAGTCCTTCTCTTTTTACCTCTTCTCTCAATTTGATTCCTCCTGCTTTTTCCGTTCGATTCGTTGATCTAATTCCATTTTCTTATTCAGGTGTATCTCAATTCTTTTTCCGACAAACCATAACACAAAAATAATAGCCACAACGATGACTGTACGAATGGGTTGTTTAACTAATGATATAATATCATATCCTATAAAACTTATGGTGAATATCATCACCATTTTCCCCGTTACCACCGCCAGCATATATTGAGCGATGCTGATGGAGGATAATCCTGCCACTACATTTACAACCGCAGATGGAGTGAATGGGAAACATAAAAGGATGAACAGTGGTCCAAATCCATGCCTGTCTACCCATTTCGTCAATCGATTCACTTGCTTATTCTTCCTCAAGAAGCGAAAGACCCGCGCCTCCCCGTATCTCCTTACCAATAGAAAGACAATCAGGGCTCCAAGCGTAGCACCGATCCATGAGAATAAAAAGCCCCACCATAATCCGAATGCATTCGCATTGGCCGTCACAAACACCACCAGGGGCAGGAATGGAAGAAATGCCTCCAGCAACGGAAGGAGGATTCCCGGAATCGGCCCAAATGAACGATATTGCTGAATCAAATCCATCATATTTTCTAGCGTAAACCAATCTTTTATCTTATTGATATTCATATGATATGTTTCCCCTTAAACGACCATGAACTTCGACTTTACTACTTACCCTCTCATCATATCACACCGGAACAGGATTTCCATATTGCAATTTCACGCGTCGTTTTTATTAATACACGTTTTCCTAAAGGGGGGGATTGTAAACCTCACGCTGAACGGTAATTTTTTCAGGACGGGTCCAGGCGGATCTGTCGAACGTCCAAGGATGGCGATTCCCTCAAAAAAACTGCCATCCCAACCCGGAATGACAGTTCTCCCTACCTTCTATAAATGCTCCCCGAACCAGTTGACGATTTCCTGCAAACGGGCTTCCCGCATGGAGGGCTTTCCTGTACGGGAGAGGTTGTGGTTGGATTCCGGGAAGCGGACGAACCTCGCCTCTTGATTCTCCCGTTTTAATGCGATGAATAACTGTTCAGCCTGCTCGATCGGACAGCGGTAATCCTTTTCACTGTGAAGGATCAATAGTGGAGTGTCTATATTCTTCACGTAGGCGAGGGGAGAGTGCTTCCACAGAGTTTCAACGTCCCCAAGGTCGCTTTGGATCTGCCACTCGGAGAAATAGTAGCCGATATCACTTACTCCATAAAAGCTAATCCAATTACTGATCGATCGCTGGGTCACAGCTGCTTTGAACCTGTCGCTGTGGCCGATGATCCAGTTGGTCATGAAGCCTCCATAGCTTCCACCGGTCACGCCAAGGCGGGATTCATCTATGAACGGAAATTCCTTCAGTGCGTAATCCACTGCCTTCATGATATCTTCGTAATCCCCGCCGCCATAATCACCCCTTACGGCATCTACAAAGTCCTGACCGTAGCCGTGACTTCCACGGGGGTTGACGTATAAGACAGCATAGCCGGAGTTTGTCAGTACCTGGAACTCATGAAAGAATGTGTTTCCGTACATCGTATGAGGGCCTCCATGAATTTCGACGATAAGTGGATACTTCTTTCCTTCCTCAAATCCCGCAGGTTTCATGATCCAGCCCTGGACCGGCCAATCATTTGCCCCGTTGTACATGAACGATTCCGGAGAGGACAGTTCCCTCGCGGCAAGCAGGTCCCCGTTTAAACGGGTGATGGTGGTGAGTTCTCCGGTCGGGACATGCAGTGTATACAATTCCCCGGGCTCTGTCGGTCTGCTCATTGCCAACAGGATGGTTTGGCGGTCCGAATCCAGGTCGAATCCGTAGACATGCTGCTCTTCCTGTAAGAGTGCAGGATAAATGGCCCCCTCGATGTGGGCATAATAGAGAACGGTATTTCCCGAGTCCGATGCCAGAAAATAAAAACTTTCATTGTCCTTAGACCATTGGATCCCGGTCCGAGACGAGCCCTGGATACTGTCACTGTTAAGATAATCCCCTACCGGCACATCCATCCCTTCAGTCAGGCAAACGGAATGTCCGGTCTCAAGTTCGTGAATATAAATCTTATTATGAGTTGCGTTTTCAAATTCACGATTATGGCCAATATAGGCGAGGCGCATGCCATCCGGGGACCAGCTTGCTTCCCCGTAGTATCCCGGCTCTCCGTTCACTTGTTTACTCTCTCCAGTATCAAGGTTAAAAAGATATAAATCGGACTGAAATGAAAAGTCCCTGTCTTCTTTCCTGTCTGTGGATACGGCAAGGTACTTTCCGTCCGGGGACCATGAATGGAGCGTGTAGTCATGTTCATCATCCGTTAGCCTTTTCATTTCCTTCGTTCCTATATTCATATATGCTATCTGTGAATATGAATCATCATGGAAGCCCCTATCATCGCTTTTATATTTCATGCTTGTGGTAACAAAAGGCTTTGGCTTTTCCTCTTTTTCTTCTTTGTGATCGAACGTTCCGCCTTTTTCTAAGCGAATGGATAAGGCAATCTTTTCACCGCATGGAGACCACACAGGATTCGAGACCGCCGTCGGACAGTCCGTGACCCGCTCTGCTTCCCCTCCATCCCGACTGATGAGATAGAGCTGATTGACACCGGATCTGTTGGAAATGAAAGCAATCCTCCTTCCATCAGGTGACCATCTTGGTGACGAAATTCTCTGTTCCCCAAACGTCCATTGACGAATGGATTCTTCTTTTAAGTCGATACTATGTAAGGTTGAGAAATATTCATCTTTTTCTTTACACATCACCGTTTGAACAAATACAGCTTCTTCTCCACCCGGTGAGAGCCTTGGATCAGATACAGCCTTTATTTCGTAAAGGTCTTTTATGGTCACGCTTTTCTTCATGCTACGGCACCTTCCTTTCATTCTGTACCCTTTATATTTTCGACACTGAAAATACGAATCCCTTCACGGATAAAAACCCGCGATCCCCTTCATAATAGAAACAAATTCAAATTCTACAATTTTCCCTATTGAAAGTAAATTGAAATAAACGTAAAATATTAAATACGAACATACGTTCTATACCAAAGTGAAAAGGAGTCTTTTCATATGACAAGGATACCGGAGACCGATCGGAATATTTTGGAGCAGGCAATCTATCTGCCCATGGTACTGACAATATTGAATCGCGACCTGCAAGTCGTCGACAGCAGTCCATTTAAATTAAAGAGACCGTATTTAGAGATGATCGAGGAGACGATGAAGGTCATTCAGGGAGAACTGGCCCACGTTAAAAAGTATATGAGGACGAACAAGATGAAGGTGGAAAGGATTCAATCGGATGATGCTTTCACGATGTATATGTTTTTGTATAAGGGATATGAAGAGCATCATAATTACTTCAATCCACGCCTCCGGAACCGGGTGGAGGATTTAATGAGACATTATCTGTTCCGCCGCTTCACCGAAACAAAGACAGATACAACAAAAGAAGCGTGATACTCTGTTCACGCATCGGTTTTGTGTATATGTCGATTCAAATAGAACGTTTTTACATTATTCATTTCAGTCTGGACCTTCGTATTATATTTACTTTCCATTTCGGCGATCCGCTGTGTATAGGCAATGCGTAGATCCGAAGTGCGGAGCATTTGATTTTCAAAAGAACTGTAAGAAATGGGAACCGTGCAGGATTCATTGTTTTGCAGGAAGATTCGTGTTGATCCATTTGTCAACCGTTCATATCCCCGGACATGGGAGTGGGAGATCCATGCACATTCCTGCTTTACTGGAGATGATGTCGGGAATAGATAAATGGACATATCAGGGTTAACCATGATGGGGGCTTTGTAGATGATACCCGTAAGTTTCTTCGTACCTTCTTTCCTGCCTTCATAAGAACAGCCAAAGAATTCACAACTTTTCTTGAGGATATCAAAGGGTTTGAACGGAGAAATCAATACGTCATCCACCTCTATTATTTTCGTAAATGTCCTGGCTCCATATTCCATAGGCTGCAGGATCATTGTATGGGGATTTACTTCATATTCTTCTATAATTCGAGATTTTTCTCTCATTTCATCGCCTCCATTTACATTTTCCACCAAAATAATACCACATATTTCGAGGGTTGTCTCT
Coding sequences within it:
- the lepB gene encoding signal peptidase I yields the protein MREEVKREGLEWIKALGIGLIIFIIIRTFLFSNYVVEGESMMPTLQDGNKLVVNKIGYHIGELDRFDVVVFHANEKEDYVKRIIGLPGDKIVYKDDKLYVNGEYYPEPYLEKFKQEYIGSKLTGDFTLQEITGEKTVPKGKIFVLGDNRRGSMDSRYFGFVDREQIVGKVDLRYWPINEWDVQFRK
- a CDS encoding TVP38/TMEM64 family protein produces the protein MNINKIKDWFTLENMMDLIQQYRSFGPIPGILLPLLEAFLPFLPLVVFVTANANAFGLWWGFLFSWIGATLGALIVFLLVRRYGEARVFRFLRKNKQVNRLTKWVDRHGFGPLFILLCFPFTPSAVVNVVAGLSSISIAQYMLAVVTGKMVMIFTISFIGYDIISLVKQPIRTVIVVAIIFVLWFVGKRIEIHLNKKMELDQRIERKKQEESN
- a CDS encoding S9 family peptidase produces the protein MKKSVTIKDLYEIKAVSDPRLSPGGEEAVFVQTVMCKEKDEYFSTLHSIDLKEESIRQWTFGEQRISSPRWSPDGRRIAFISNRSGVNQLYLISRDGGEAERVTDCPTAVSNPVWSPCGEKIALSIRLEKGGTFDHKEEKEEKPKPFVTTSMKYKSDDRGFHDDSYSQIAYMNIGTKEMKRLTDDEHDYTLHSWSPDGKYLAVSTDRKEDRDFSFQSDLYLFNLDTGESKQVNGEPGYYGEASWSPDGMRLAYIGHNREFENATHNKIYIHELETGHSVCLTEGMDVPVGDYLNSDSIQGSSRTGIQWSKDNESFYFLASDSGNTVLYYAHIEGAIYPALLQEEQHVYGFDLDSDRQTILLAMSRPTEPGELYTLHVPTGELTTITRLNGDLLAARELSSPESFMYNGANDWPVQGWIMKPAGFEEGKKYPLIVEIHGGPHTMYGNTFFHEFQVLTNSGYAVLYVNPRGSHGYGQDFVDAVRGDYGGGDYEDIMKAVDYALKEFPFIDESRLGVTGGSYGGFMTNWIIGHSDRFKAAVTQRSISNWISFYGVSDIGYYFSEWQIQSDLGDVETLWKHSPLAYVKNIDTPLLILHSEKDYRCPIEQAEQLFIALKRENQEARFVRFPESNHNLSRTGKPSMREARLQEIVNWFGEHL
- a CDS encoding competence protein ComK, which gives rise to MREKSRIIEEYEVNPHTMILQPMEYGARTFTKIIEVDDVLISPFKPFDILKKSCEFFGCSYEGRKEGTKKLTGIIYKAPIMVNPDMSIYLFPTSSPVKQECAWISHSHVRGYERLTNGSTRIFLQNNESCTVPISYSSFENQMLRTSDLRIAYTQRIAEMESKYNTKVQTEMNNVKTFYLNRHIHKTDA